The sequence ACATTAATCGCCGAGAGGCATAGAAGGAGGAAGCACCATGAGCAAGTCAGTGAAGGACACATTGGAAGAAATGTTGGGCATTTTGAGGCAGGGTCAAATGATCGAAGGTCAGAAGATCTACTTTGCTGATTCGGTCGTGACACAAGAAGGCAACCAGGCACCCGTCGTGGGCAAACAGGCTGCCATTGAGCGACTGGACAAATTCAGAGAGACAATCGGCGTGGCCGCCTTTGTCAGCTACATCATCGGTGCCGTGGCTGTTTCTGGAAATACCAGCTTCTACGACTCGGTGCTGACCGTGAAATTGAAGAATGGGCAAACCATCAGCGTCGAACAAGTCGTCAAAACGGACTGGCAGGATGGCAAGATCGTCAAAGAGCGCTACTACCATAGCTGATCACGGGTGATGTCGCGTGGGAGTGGATGGCTAAGGCCATTCGCTCCCACATGAATCTCAAATCTGTAGTAAGAGCGTTCATGTATAGGGAGTGAAAACCATGACAATTCAAAGACAATCATATCGGTATCCGCAGACACGGCTGTGGCGACGACTTATGTCACCACTGTTGTTAGGCCTGGTGTTTCTAACCATGGAGATCTCGGTGTTCGCGCAAACGACGGAGCAATCGACTCCGGCTCGCCTGACGCACAACACCGTCAAAGTTGATGGCGTGGATGTGTTCTATCGCGAAGCAGGGCCGAAGGACGCCCCGGTTCTGTTGCTGCTTCACGGCTTTCCAACATCATCACATATGTATCGTAATCTCATCCCGCAACTGGCCGACAAGTACCGTGTCATTGCGCCTGACTACCCGGGCTTTGGCCAGAGTGGGATGCCCGATCGGTCGAAGTTTGCCTACACGTTCGACAACTACGCGCAGGTGGTGGACAAGCTGATCCATCAACTTGGCGTGAATCGTTATGCCCTGTATGTGATGGATTACGGGGCGCCGGTTGGCTTCCGGCTGGCGGCAAAGAATCCGGAACGAGTGCTCGCGCTTATCGTGCAGAACGGCAACGCCTACGACGAAGGACTCGAAAAGTTCTGGGACCCCATCAAGGCCTATTGGAGCACAGGGGGATCGACGGAGCGCGAAGCAATCCGCTGGCTGACCTCTCTCGCGGCCACCAAGTGGCAGTATACGAACGGCGTGAAGAACGCATCGCTAGTGAGTCCTGATACATGGACAATGGACCAGGCACTGCTCGACCGAGCGGGTAACGCAGAAATTCAGCTCGACTTGTTCTACGACTATCGCACGAACATTCCGTTGTATCCCCAGTGGCAGGCCTATTTTCGCGAATACAAGCCAGCAACGCTGGTCGTATGGGGCAAGAACGACGCCATCTTCGTGGCAGCCGGTGCCGCCCCTTACAAGCACGACATTCCGAACGCGGAAATCCATCTCCTTAATACCGGACACTTCGCCTTGGAGACGCACGGCCACGAGATCGCGAAGCTGATTCGCGAATTCCTCAGCCGCAACCTGAAGTCTGGACGCCAAGGTTGACCGGGCAACGAACGTCTCTCATGTCGATCTGCCTGCAAGGGGGAGGATGGAAGAATGGCGGTAATCCAATCCGTGCAGTGACGTCATGTTCTATCGTCCTCTTATGTGAGGACAATTTAAGGAGGTCATCATCATGAACGGTCTCGAACAGGCGAGACCGCCTTTGCCCCCATTCGATGCTGAATCCGCGACCCAAAAAGTACGGATGGCTGAGGACGCATGGAATACGCGAGACCCCGAGCGGGTGTCGCTGGCATACACGGTAGATAGCACATGGCGAAACCGTTCAGAATTTCTGACTGGTCGAGAGGCGATCGTTCACTTCCTAACGCACAAGTGGAACGAGGAGCTGGATTATCGACTCATCAAGGAACTGTGGGCGTTCCACGATAACCGAATCGCCGTGCGGTTCGCGTATGAGTGGCACGATGCCTCAGGAAATTGGTTTCGCGCATATGGGAACGAAAATTGGGAATTCGACAGCAATGGTCTCATGCGTCGACGCATCGCGAGCATTAATGATGTACCGATCACGGAAAAGGATCGAGAATATTTCTGGCCCCTTGGTCCCCGTCCTGACGATCATCCGGGGCTGTCTGAGCTTGGGCTATAGAATTCGTGACGCTCCAGGCGATGCTGGATGGAGGAAAGCCGCACGGCATCGATTTTATTGGGTGGTCGATGGGCGCCTGTCTGTAGTGAGGAGCCACGAGGAAGGGAGTTGTCGTCTATGCAGCCAGGCAGAAGGGGCAACGAAGATGTCGCTGCCCCTCTGCGATGTGTTGAGTCGTTACTTCGTGACG is a genomic window of Candidatus Nitrospira kreftii containing:
- a CDS encoding putative SnoaL-like polyketide cyclase is translated as MSKSVKDTLEEMLGILRQGQMIEGQKIYFADSVVTQEGNQAPVVGKQAAIERLDKFRETIGVAAFVSYIIGAVAVSGNTSFYDSVLTVKLKNGQTISVEQVVKTDWQDGKIVKERYYHS
- a CDS encoding Alpha/beta hydrolase; amino-acid sequence: MTIQRQSYRYPQTRLWRRLMSPLLLGLVFLTMEISVFAQTTEQSTPARLTHNTVKVDGVDVFYREAGPKDAPVLLLLHGFPTSSHMYRNLIPQLADKYRVIAPDYPGFGQSGMPDRSKFAYTFDNYAQVVDKLIHQLGVNRYALYVMDYGAPVGFRLAAKNPERVLALIVQNGNAYDEGLEKFWDPIKAYWSTGGSTEREAIRWLTSLAATKWQYTNGVKNASLVSPDTWTMDQALLDRAGNAEIQLDLFYDYRTNIPLYPQWQAYFREYKPATLVVWGKNDAIFVAAGAAPYKHDIPNAEIHLLNTGHFALETHGHEIAKLIREFLSRNLKSGRQG
- a CDS encoding hypothetical protein (conserved protein of unknown function), whose amino-acid sequence is MNGLEQARPPLPPFDAESATQKVRMAEDAWNTRDPERVSLAYTVDSTWRNRSEFLTGREAIVHFLTHKWNEELDYRLIKELWAFHDNRIAVRFAYEWHDASGNWFRAYGNENWEFDSNGLMRRRIASINDVPITEKDREYFWPLGPRPDDHPGLSELGL